In Candidatus Deferrimicrobiaceae bacterium, the genomic window TTCATCTTCGCCAGGCGCCACGTGGTGGAGTTCGATTCCTGCCCGTAGATGCTGATGTCGCCGACCTTGCCGCCGTGCTCCTCGATGAACTTCTCGCTCTGGACGAACATGCCGCCGGATCCGCAGCAGGGGTCGTAGACCCGGCCCTTGTACGGCGCGAGCATCTCGACGAGCACCTGGACCACGCACCGGGGCGTGTAGAATTGACCCCCCTTCTTGCCTTCCGCGCTGGCAAACCGGGCAAGGAAATATTCGTACCCCCGGCCGAGGATGTCCTTCGAGCGGTTTTCGGAGTCGCCCAGCCCGATGGTTCCGATGAGGTCGATCAGCTCCCCGAGGCGCTGTTTGTCGAGGGCCGGGCGGGCGTAGTCCTTGGGCAGGACGCCCTTCAGCGCCTTGTTGTCGCGTTCGATCGCGACCATGGCGTCGTCGATCATCCTGCCGGCGGCCGGCTGCCTGGCGTTGGCCTGGAGATGCGGCCAGCGCGCCTCCCTCGGCACCCAGAAGATGTTGAAGGCGCGGTACTCGTCCGGGTCCTCCGGGTCCGCCCCGCTCTTTTTATCGGCGACCAGCCTGGCGCGATGCTCCTCAAAGGCGTCCGAAATGTACTTCAGGAAGATGAGGCCCAGGACGACGTGCTTGTACTCCGCGGCGTCCATGTTGTTGCGGAGCTTGTCCGCCGCCTGCCAGAGCTTGGCCTCGAAGCCGAGTACGGCGCCGTTGGGTCCGTTCCGCCCCCTGCCGGCCTTCGCATTCCGAGCCATAAAGTTCCCCTCAAAGGTCTTTCTTGGACAGCTTCAGCTTTCCCTCCCCGATCATCCGGCCGCAAAAGGCGTCCAACTGGGCCCTGGCCAGCTTCGACGGCTTGACCTGGCCGTTCTCCCATCGGTTGACCGTGGCGAAGCTGACGCCCAGCTCCCGCGCCAGGTCCTCCTGGCTGAGTCCCAACTGTTCCCGAACGGATTTCACCAGGGCAGTGTATTCTCTCTCTTTCCGAGCCATCGGTTTTCCTCGCAGGACAGATCCCGAGATTGTTGCATATGCTATATCACGTGAAGGTCCCCGGCAAGTATTGGCCCGGACAGTGTTGGCCCGGACAGTATTGGCCCGGACAGGAGCGGATTGCCGGAAAGGGTCCCTGATCAGGGAGCGCCTGGCCCCCCGGGTCCAGCGGGAAGATGAAAAGTTTTAAGAACGTCCCTAAGCTTTGCCGGAGAGCATCGCCTCCCGGACCCGTCTCATGAGGTCCGGGGTGTCGGCCGGGGTCTTGCCGCGGGTCTCGATCGGCGGGAAGATCTCGACCGTGATGGTGCCGGGACGGACCCGGAGCGTGTCGGCGGCCACGACCTCGCGGCTCCCCGACACCTGCACCGGAACGATCGGCAGCCCCACCTGAAGGGCCATCCGGAACCCTCCCTTCTTGAACGGGAGGAGGTCCCCGTCGCGGCTGCGCGTTCCCTCCGGGTAGATCATCACCGAGTTGCTCCCGGACAGGCCCGACAGCGCTTCCGCAAGCGCCTCCCTCGACTTCTCGGGGGAGGCCCGGTCGACCATGATCTGCCCGCAGGCGAGCAGGGCCCAGCCGAAGACGGGGATCCGCGCCAGTTCCTTCTTGAAC contains:
- a CDS encoding class I SAM-dependent DNA methyltransferase yields the protein MARNAKAGRGRNGPNGAVLGFEAKLWQAADKLRNNMDAAEYKHVVLGLIFLKYISDAFEEHRARLVADKKSGADPEDPDEYRAFNIFWVPREARWPHLQANARQPAAGRMIDDAMVAIERDNKALKGVLPKDYARPALDKQRLGELIDLIGTIGLGDSENRSKDILGRGYEYFLARFASAEGKKGGQFYTPRCVVQVLVEMLAPYKGRVYDPCCGSGGMFVQSEKFIEEHGGKVGDISIYGQESNSTTWRLAKMNLAIRGIDANLGPDHADSFHRDLHRDLKADYVLANPPFNSSDWGGERLREDKRWKFGVPPAGNANFAWVQHFIHHVTPTGLAGFVLANGSMSSNQSGEGEIR
- a CDS encoding helix-turn-helix transcriptional regulator; the protein is MARKEREYTALVKSVREQLGLSQEDLARELGVSFATVNRWENGQVKPSKLARAQLDAFCGRMIGEGKLKLSKKDL
- a CDS encoding lysophospholipid acyltransferase family protein, producing MNAIQLTLLGLLTLVIGVPAIVLALLLPGKALKGKLFLVVSKTYARIALGFFRIKVVGRGLANIDSGKPYVFMSNHASHADSAALALVISHPLHWVFKKELARIPVFGWALLACGQIMVDRASPEKSREALAEALSGLSGSNSVMIYPEGTRSRDGDLLPFKKGGFRMALQVGLPIVPVQVSGSREVVAADTLRVRPGTITVEIFPPIETRGKTPADTPDLMRRVREAMLSGKA